The following are from one region of the Streptomyces rubrogriseus genome:
- a CDS encoding N-acylneuraminate cytidylyltransferase: MSNSQASPGASVRRVLAVIPARGGSKGVPAKNLAPVGGVPLVVRAVRECLAARLVTDVVVSTDDQAIAAAAREAGAEVVLRPAAIAGDTATSEAAVLHAMDAHEALHGAAVDVVLLVQCTSPFLVREDVDGVAGAVVEDGADTAVTVAPFHGFVWRDGADEPGGADGGHGVNHDKAYRPRRQDRPQDLLETGAAYAMAAPGFRKHQHRFFGRTELVRTDPARVLEIDDPHDLARARALAPHFDAARPGALPTAADIDAVVLDFDGTQTDDRVLIDTDGREFVSVHRGDGLGIAALRRSGLTMLILSTEVNPVVAARARKLKLPVLHGIDRKDLALKQWCEEQGIAPERVLYVGNDVNDLPCFALVGWPVAVASAHDAVRGAARAVTTVPGGEGAVREIAAWLLGPSLDALDPALATTPTLTQSK; encoded by the coding sequence ATGTCCAACAGCCAAGCGAGTCCGGGCGCTTCGGTGCGCCGGGTGCTCGCCGTGATTCCCGCCCGCGGCGGCTCCAAGGGAGTGCCCGCGAAGAACCTCGCCCCCGTCGGCGGCGTCCCGCTGGTGGTCCGCGCGGTGCGCGAGTGCCTGGCCGCCCGCCTGGTGACCGACGTCGTCGTCTCCACCGACGACCAGGCCATCGCCGCGGCGGCCCGCGAGGCCGGCGCCGAGGTGGTGCTGCGCCCCGCCGCCATCGCCGGGGACACCGCCACCTCCGAGGCCGCAGTGCTGCACGCCATGGACGCCCACGAGGCCCTGCACGGCGCCGCCGTCGACGTGGTGCTGCTCGTCCAGTGCACCAGCCCCTTCCTGGTCCGCGAGGACGTCGACGGGGTGGCCGGCGCGGTCGTCGAGGACGGCGCGGACACGGCCGTCACCGTCGCCCCCTTCCACGGCTTCGTCTGGCGGGACGGCGCCGACGAACCGGGCGGGGCCGACGGCGGCCACGGCGTCAACCACGACAAGGCGTACCGCCCCCGCCGCCAGGACCGCCCCCAGGACCTGCTGGAGACCGGCGCCGCCTACGCCATGGCCGCCCCCGGCTTCCGCAAGCACCAGCACCGCTTCTTCGGCCGCACCGAACTGGTCCGCACCGACCCGGCCCGGGTCCTGGAGATCGACGACCCGCACGACCTCGCCCGCGCCCGCGCCCTCGCGCCGCACTTCGACGCGGCACGGCCCGGCGCCCTCCCGACCGCGGCCGACATCGACGCCGTGGTCCTCGACTTCGACGGCACCCAGACCGACGACCGGGTGCTGATCGACACCGACGGACGGGAGTTCGTCTCCGTGCACCGCGGCGACGGACTCGGCATCGCCGCCCTGCGCCGCAGCGGCCTGACGATGCTGATCCTGTCCACTGAGGTGAACCCGGTCGTCGCCGCCCGCGCGCGCAAGCTCAAGCTGCCCGTGCTGCACGGCATCGACCGCAAGGACCTCGCCCTCAAGCAGTGGTGCGAGGAACAGGGCATCGCCCCCGAACGCGTCCTCTACGTCGGCAACGACGTCAACGACCTCCCGTGCTTCGCCCTGGTCGGCTGGCCCGTCGCGGTCGCCAGCGCCCACGACGCGGTACGCGGCGCGGCCCGCGCGGTCACCACCGTCCCCGGCGGCGAAGGCGCCGTACGGGAGATCGCGGCCTGGCTGCTCGGCCCGTCCCTGGACGCCCTCGACCCCGCTCTCGCAACCACCCCCACGCTCACCCAGTCCAAGTAA
- a CDS encoding DUF6716 putative glycosyltransferase, protein MPASATKALRVAVLADSDTRWKWGALTATRVRPGDPEIHLDGYLLRGRATPTTRQLREVGVSADSLREVTAVEFLRAMDGARGEDSYDVLVLALVGGGVQAMLHGLGRVWQDRAERPVVVTGYVGVVYEKLADGLLLRHGADLVLANSRQDAERFRAVYEGVGADAAAVTEVALPFLGGSAYAGEPGDRGERPYTVVFAAQPSVPDSRRDRTYLLERLIEHARLHPEREVLLKLRSRPGEHTTHIEELPYQKLVQRADPPANFRLVYGHMGEVLDRTDLLVTVSSTAALESLHRRIPTVVLSDLGVREALGNHHFVGSGCLASWDQLDAGHRPAPDPEWVARQGVAADGGYETAFDQARARIAALLVRPGGLPPLAPYYTLATAPGYLPGILARHHLAPDGTPLPGAPAADRAPGPVRQVVRRAARGAYRHGVQRVAPVIRRMGEL, encoded by the coding sequence GTGCCAGCAAGTGCAACGAAGGCCCTGCGAGTCGCCGTCCTGGCGGACTCCGACACCCGGTGGAAATGGGGCGCGCTCACCGCGACCCGCGTCCGCCCCGGGGACCCGGAGATCCACCTCGACGGTTACCTCCTGCGCGGCCGAGCCACCCCCACCACCCGCCAGCTGCGGGAGGTCGGCGTCAGCGCGGACTCGCTCCGCGAGGTGACCGCCGTCGAGTTCCTGCGCGCCATGGACGGGGCGCGGGGCGAGGACTCCTACGACGTCCTCGTCCTCGCCCTGGTCGGCGGCGGGGTCCAGGCGATGCTGCACGGACTGGGCCGCGTCTGGCAGGACCGCGCCGAACGGCCCGTGGTCGTCACCGGATACGTCGGCGTCGTCTACGAGAAGCTCGCCGACGGCCTGCTGCTGCGCCACGGCGCCGACCTCGTGCTCGCCAACTCCCGTCAGGACGCGGAGCGTTTCCGCGCCGTGTACGAGGGGGTCGGCGCCGACGCCGCCGCGGTGACCGAGGTCGCCCTGCCCTTCCTGGGCGGGTCCGCCTACGCCGGTGAGCCGGGCGACCGGGGCGAACGCCCCTACACCGTGGTCTTCGCCGCGCAGCCCTCCGTGCCGGACAGCCGCAGGGACCGTACGTACCTCCTCGAACGGCTGATCGAGCACGCCCGGCTGCACCCCGAGCGCGAGGTGCTGCTCAAGCTGCGCTCCAGGCCCGGCGAACACACCACGCACATCGAGGAGCTGCCCTACCAGAAGCTGGTGCAGCGGGCCGACCCACCGGCCAACTTCCGCCTGGTCTACGGGCACATGGGCGAGGTCCTGGACCGTACCGACCTCCTGGTCACCGTCAGCTCCACCGCGGCCCTGGAGTCCCTGCACCGCCGCATCCCCACCGTCGTCCTCAGCGACCTCGGGGTGCGCGAGGCGCTCGGCAACCACCACTTCGTGGGCTCCGGCTGCCTCGCCTCCTGGGACCAGCTCGACGCCGGCCACCGCCCCGCCCCCGACCCCGAGTGGGTCGCCCGGCAGGGCGTGGCGGCGGACGGCGGCTACGAGACCGCCTTCGACCAGGCCCGCGCCCGCATCGCCGCCCTGCTGGTCCGGCCCGGCGGCCTGCCGCCCCTCGCCCCCTACTACACCCTCGCCACCGCCCCCGGTTACCTCCCCGGCATCCTCGCCCGCCACCACCTCGCCCCCGACGGCACGCCGCTGCCCGGCGCCCCGGCCGCCGACCGCGCGCCCGGCCCGGTCCGCCAGGTCGTCCGCCGCGCGGCCCGCGGCGCCTACCGGCACGGCGTCCAGCGGGTCGCCCCGGTGATCCGCCGGATGGGGGAGCTGTGA
- a CDS encoding glycosyltransferase family 4 protein, with translation MRIAVFIENRNGVGLTAGIMNAPGAREHTFLLVTADLEGDVGRWIEEEASARLDGARVDNLFREEEALAHAQFLEETAPRIADFVRTESVDRLILFNDRSQRGSRVAQALTETLPVVLVQDGHLDFHYKRLGPGLRDQNWYYGASGPAAVCVWGPSTAQHLLYRRADDDPVVHITGALGHSDDPGLLRATLNPAPRPARSSREPLRIIVLDQPLGDQRKLAAGQHREYLRAACEALAEFGEVAVKPHPSTLSGHLNWLGTLPGVTVLDESTLVDAAGLESYDLALTFFSTTYLQTLRAGVPLVLFSPPPLNIVFPAVNHALLRNVGSVGELVDVVGQLHRTGKFAGNNTGEPLTHFLTFHDDVAERILTVVREAKVRAPRAAPESAEASRAPVGTRAERALRAVRDRQRPPRSLAVLGLGFGYVTGVAIPVLTYTQALLAHSPVDVRYLDLSAYCRTEDVLDALRDIDVVLVNSLAPLWRSAIGNDLVGTLLAEDRAVFLYAHETEHVMAYEAEHSALRHKEMLKLLPQLSVLCVSTAQADMFRGLGVTDPVVVYNSVPQDTHRVRARAVPGALPRIVMVGSMQDRKGLDLFSRVAELAHAEGLPWRFAWVGHRTPRIASSTLLSDRVTWTGALSRPRVREELAASDVFFLSSVDDPMPLSVVEAVQQRLRVVTYRRVGSHEVLDGVPGYRSFADYTPEAAFEALRAVLDERVSEGDYREVEELFAIPAFTARMTAALGLPGPGRVPHGRDAAPEEDPGTADGDAPGEPRAVIPQQIRHLNEDFKRHVATGNVEDALRVGTEILRRRQPVDVLIGMAELRAARGRTGEACRLLAAAAIAGGDRGRVWSEISRVAALLGPRGRAIRQLARRESVRAQVTHHSARLRKGD, from the coding sequence ATGCGTATCGCCGTCTTCATCGAGAACCGCAACGGTGTCGGTCTCACCGCAGGGATCATGAACGCACCGGGGGCGAGGGAGCACACCTTCCTGCTGGTCACCGCCGACCTCGAAGGGGACGTGGGGCGGTGGATCGAGGAGGAGGCCTCGGCCCGGCTCGACGGGGCGCGGGTGGACAACCTGTTCCGGGAGGAGGAGGCGCTCGCGCACGCGCAGTTCCTGGAGGAGACAGCCCCCCGAATAGCGGACTTCGTGCGGACGGAGTCCGTCGACCGGCTGATCCTCTTCAACGACCGCTCGCAGCGCGGCAGCAGGGTCGCCCAGGCCCTCACCGAGACGCTGCCGGTGGTCCTGGTCCAGGACGGGCATCTCGACTTCCACTACAAGAGGCTCGGCCCCGGGCTCCGCGACCAGAACTGGTACTACGGTGCCTCGGGCCCCGCCGCCGTCTGCGTCTGGGGGCCTTCCACCGCCCAGCACCTGCTGTACCGCAGGGCGGACGACGACCCGGTCGTCCACATCACCGGCGCCCTCGGCCACAGCGACGACCCCGGCCTGCTGCGCGCCACTCTCAATCCGGCGCCGCGGCCCGCGCGTTCCTCGCGGGAGCCGTTGCGGATCATCGTCCTCGACCAGCCCCTGGGCGACCAGCGCAAACTGGCGGCCGGTCAGCACCGCGAGTACCTGCGGGCGGCCTGCGAGGCGCTCGCCGAGTTCGGCGAGGTGGCGGTCAAGCCGCATCCCTCGACCCTCTCCGGTCACCTGAACTGGCTGGGCACGCTGCCCGGCGTCACGGTCCTGGACGAGTCGACGCTGGTGGACGCGGCGGGCCTGGAGTCCTACGACCTGGCGCTGACCTTCTTCTCCACGACCTACCTCCAGACCCTGCGGGCCGGTGTCCCGCTGGTGCTGTTCAGCCCGCCGCCGCTGAACATCGTCTTCCCCGCCGTCAACCACGCGCTGCTGCGCAACGTCGGCAGCGTGGGGGAACTCGTCGACGTGGTGGGCCAGTTGCACCGCACGGGCAAGTTCGCCGGCAACAACACCGGTGAACCGCTCACCCACTTCCTCACCTTCCACGACGACGTGGCGGAGCGGATCCTCACGGTGGTCCGGGAGGCGAAGGTCCGGGCGCCGCGGGCCGCGCCGGAGTCCGCCGAGGCCTCCCGCGCGCCGGTCGGCACCCGGGCCGAGCGGGCGCTGCGGGCGGTACGGGACCGGCAGCGGCCGCCCCGCTCGCTGGCCGTGCTGGGCCTGGGCTTCGGCTATGTCACCGGCGTGGCGATCCCGGTCCTGACGTACACCCAGGCGCTGCTCGCGCACTCCCCCGTGGACGTCCGCTACCTCGACCTGAGCGCGTACTGCCGTACCGAGGACGTGCTCGACGCGCTGCGGGACATCGATGTGGTCCTCGTCAACAGCCTCGCCCCGCTGTGGCGTTCGGCCATCGGCAACGATCTCGTCGGCACGCTGCTCGCCGAGGACCGGGCGGTGTTCCTGTACGCGCACGAGACCGAGCACGTGATGGCCTACGAGGCCGAGCACAGCGCGCTGCGCCACAAGGAGATGCTGAAGCTCCTGCCGCAGCTCAGCGTGCTGTGCGTCTCCACCGCCCAGGCCGACATGTTCCGCGGGCTCGGCGTCACCGATCCCGTCGTCGTCTACAACTCGGTTCCGCAGGACACCCACCGGGTCCGCGCCCGGGCCGTGCCGGGGGCGCTGCCGCGGATCGTGATGGTCGGCTCCATGCAGGACCGCAAGGGCCTGGACCTCTTCTCCCGGGTCGCGGAACTCGCCCACGCCGAGGGCCTGCCGTGGCGGTTCGCGTGGGTCGGCCACCGCACCCCGCGGATCGCCTCGTCGACCCTGCTCTCCGACCGGGTGACGTGGACGGGCGCGCTGTCCCGGCCCCGGGTGCGGGAGGAGTTGGCCGCGTCGGACGTCTTCTTCCTCTCCTCCGTGGACGACCCGATGCCGCTGTCGGTGGTCGAGGCGGTCCAGCAGCGGCTGCGGGTGGTCACCTACCGGCGGGTCGGCTCCCACGAGGTGCTCGACGGGGTGCCGGGCTACCGCTCCTTCGCCGACTACACCCCCGAGGCGGCGTTCGAGGCCCTGCGGGCGGTACTGGACGAGCGGGTCTCGGAGGGCGACTACCGGGAGGTCGAGGAACTGTTCGCCATTCCCGCGTTCACCGCCCGGATGACGGCCGCCCTGGGGCTTCCCGGACCCGGCCGGGTGCCGCACGGTCGGGACGCCGCGCCCGAGGAGGACCCCGGGACGGCGGACGGCGACGCTCCCGGAGAGCCGCGGGCGGTGATCCCCCAGCAGATCCGGCACCTCAACGAGGACTTCAAGCGCCACGTCGCCACCGGGAACGTCGAGGACGCCCTGCGGGTGGGCACCGAGATCCTGCGCCGCCGGCAGCCGGTGGACGTGCTGATCGGCATGGCCGAACTGCGGGCCGCCCGGGGCCGGACCGGTGAGGCGTGCCGGCTCCTGGCCGCCGCGGCCATCGCCGGGGGCGACCGGGGCCGGGTGTGGTCGGAGATCTCCCGGGTGGCGGCCCTGCTCGGCCCGCGCGGCCGCGCCATCCGCCAGCTGGCCCGCAGGGAGTCGGTCAGGGCCCAGGTGACCCATCACTCGGCGCGGCTGCGCAAGGGGGACTGA
- a CDS encoding class I SAM-dependent methyltransferase, with translation MNSRSLLRGPAARRLLRPVADLIDERIARQVRSAARRAEAQGAPDGPDTERLVRDVEVLKRRQLTFELLCGPRGRGISRMVAEAPLERLYAEVTALSGDRDAAVRNVSAAFRLLVALESLGVGRIAGGTMNICGKLGTIPLLDPPNDEVLEIGTLYGMFSAGLVRMLERDGRGPKLTIVDPFAGVQLQPGTEQRPDPTGTPVDEHAVRTNLGLAGPAGAAARIRRGYSEDPETRAAVSDRRYGVIVVDGDHSAKGVAQDLQWAEEISAPGGIVVLDDYGDPHWPGIKAALDDHLKGDTRFTYLGKAAHSAYLRAS, from the coding sequence ATGAACAGCCGTTCCCTCCTCCGCGGTCCGGCGGCCCGGCGTCTGCTGCGCCCGGTCGCCGACCTGATCGACGAGCGCATCGCGCGGCAGGTCCGTTCGGCCGCCCGGCGCGCCGAGGCCCAGGGGGCGCCGGACGGCCCGGACACCGAGCGGCTGGTGCGGGACGTCGAGGTGCTCAAGCGCCGGCAGCTCACCTTCGAGCTGCTCTGCGGCCCCCGGGGCCGCGGCATCTCGCGGATGGTGGCCGAGGCTCCGCTGGAACGTCTGTACGCCGAGGTCACGGCCCTGTCCGGGGACCGCGACGCGGCGGTGCGCAACGTCTCCGCCGCGTTCCGGCTGCTGGTCGCGCTGGAGTCGCTGGGCGTCGGCCGGATCGCGGGCGGCACCATGAACATCTGCGGCAAGCTCGGCACCATCCCGCTGCTCGACCCGCCGAACGACGAGGTCCTGGAGATCGGCACGCTGTACGGCATGTTCTCCGCCGGGCTCGTGCGGATGCTGGAGCGCGACGGCCGCGGCCCGAAGCTGACCATCGTCGACCCGTTCGCCGGCGTCCAGCTCCAGCCGGGCACCGAGCAGCGCCCCGACCCCACCGGAACCCCGGTCGACGAGCACGCCGTACGCACCAATCTGGGCCTGGCCGGCCCGGCGGGCGCGGCGGCGCGCATCCGGCGCGGGTACTCCGAGGACCCCGAAACCCGGGCCGCCGTCTCGGACCGCCGCTACGGGGTGATCGTCGTGGACGGCGACCACTCGGCCAAGGGTGTCGCCCAGGACCTCCAGTGGGCCGAGGAGATCTCCGCGCCGGGCGGGATCGTCGTCCTGGACGACTACGGCGACCCCCACTGGCCGGGCATCAAGGCCGCCCTGGACGACCACCTGAAGGGCGACACCCGCTTCACCTACCTGGGCAAGGCCGCGCACTCCGCGTACCTGCGGGCGTCCTGA
- a CDS encoding glycosyltransferase family 2 protein, whose amino-acid sequence MPTLSVIVPFYNVRQYAPDTLRSLRANARDDFEFILVDDCSTDGTADILARAEQELPGAVLVRHERNGGLATARNTGIDRARGEYLTFLDGDDWLAPGHYDRLVAAIEGLGCDFVRTDHVQCTARARTVYRVPHGRRNVVLRPRDAILPAHRSTSVDYAYAWAGIYHRRLVERGLLHFTDGLRTAEDRPWIWKLHREAESFAVTGLLGVFYRRGVASSLTQIGDVRQLDFLRAFDEVVAGAADDPDAANLLPKAVRTYCAIISHHLGSIERFEPAVARKLKAMSAAALRRMPQDALDQVLGSMDTERATRLRRLRRRAVSGSGAGVAA is encoded by the coding sequence GTGCCAACTCTCTCCGTCATCGTGCCGTTCTACAACGTGCGGCAATACGCACCCGACACCCTGCGGAGTCTGCGCGCGAACGCGCGGGACGACTTCGAATTCATTCTCGTCGACGACTGCTCGACCGACGGGACCGCGGACATCCTCGCGCGCGCGGAGCAGGAGCTGCCCGGGGCGGTCCTGGTCCGACACGAGCGCAACGGCGGCCTGGCGACCGCCCGCAACACCGGCATCGACCGGGCGCGCGGCGAGTACCTCACCTTCCTGGACGGCGACGACTGGCTGGCGCCCGGCCACTACGACCGGCTGGTCGCCGCGATCGAGGGGCTGGGCTGCGACTTCGTGCGCACCGACCACGTGCAGTGCACGGCCCGGGCCCGCACCGTGTACCGGGTGCCGCACGGCCGCAGGAACGTGGTCCTGCGGCCGCGGGACGCGATCCTGCCGGCCCACCGGTCCACGTCCGTCGACTACGCCTACGCCTGGGCCGGGATCTACCACCGGCGGCTGGTGGAGCGGGGCCTGCTGCACTTCACCGACGGGCTGCGCACGGCCGAGGACCGGCCGTGGATCTGGAAGCTGCACCGGGAGGCGGAGTCCTTCGCGGTGACCGGACTGCTCGGGGTCTTCTACCGGCGCGGCGTGGCGTCCTCGCTCACCCAGATCGGGGACGTCCGCCAGCTGGACTTCCTCCGCGCCTTCGACGAGGTCGTCGCGGGGGCGGCCGACGACCCCGACGCCGCGAACCTGCTCCCGAAGGCCGTGCGCACGTACTGCGCGATCATTTCCCACCATCTCGGTTCCATCGAAAGGTTCGAGCCTGCCGTGGCCCGGAAACTGAAGGCGATGAGCGCCGCCGCGCTGCGGCGGATGCCGCAGGACGCGCTCGACCAGGTGCTCGGCTCGATGGACACCGAGCGCGCCACCCGGCTGCGGCGGCTGCGCCGGCGTGCGGTCTCGGGCTCGGGCGCGGGGGTGGCCGCGTGA
- a CDS encoding N-acetylneuraminate synthase family protein gives MSTNSRIRTFGTREAGPGRPVYVTGEIGINHNGELENAFKLIDAAAEAGCDAVKFQKRTPEICTPRDQWDIERDTPWGRMTYIDYRHRVEFGEDEYRQIDEYCKTKNIDWFASPWDTEAVAFLEKFDVPAHKVASASLTDDELLRALRATGKTVILSTGMSTPKQIRHAVEVLGSDNILMCHATSTYPAQAEELNLRVINTLQQEYPNVPIGYSGHETGLQTTLAAVALGATFVERHITLDRAMWGSDQAASVEPQGLTRLVRDIRTIEASLGDGVKKVYDSELGPMKKLRRVTGVVAEAEIAAAAGEPVTV, from the coding sequence ATGAGCACCAACTCCCGCATCCGCACCTTCGGCACCCGCGAGGCCGGCCCCGGCCGCCCCGTCTACGTCACCGGCGAGATCGGCATCAACCACAACGGCGAGCTGGAGAACGCCTTCAAGCTGATCGACGCCGCCGCCGAGGCCGGCTGCGACGCCGTCAAGTTCCAGAAGCGCACCCCGGAGATCTGCACCCCGCGCGACCAGTGGGACATCGAGCGCGACACCCCCTGGGGCCGGATGACGTACATCGACTACCGCCACCGCGTGGAGTTCGGCGAGGACGAGTACCGGCAGATCGACGAGTACTGCAAGACCAAGAACATCGACTGGTTCGCCTCCCCGTGGGACACCGAGGCCGTCGCCTTCCTGGAGAAGTTCGACGTCCCGGCCCACAAGGTCGCCTCCGCCTCCCTGACCGACGACGAGCTGCTGCGCGCCCTGCGCGCCACGGGCAAGACGGTCATCCTCTCCACGGGCATGTCCACCCCGAAGCAGATCCGCCACGCGGTCGAGGTCCTCGGCAGCGACAACATCCTCATGTGCCACGCCACGTCGACCTACCCGGCGCAGGCCGAGGAGCTGAACCTCCGCGTCATCAACACGCTCCAGCAGGAGTACCCGAACGTCCCGATCGGCTACTCCGGCCACGAGACCGGCCTGCAGACCACGCTGGCCGCCGTCGCCCTCGGCGCCACCTTCGTCGAGCGCCACATCACCCTCGACCGCGCCATGTGGGGCTCCGACCAGGCCGCCTCCGTCGAGCCGCAGGGCCTGACCCGCCTGGTCCGCGACATCCGCACCATCGAGGCCTCCCTCGGCGACGGCGTCAAGAAGGTCTACGACTCGGAGCTGGGCCCGATGAAGAAGCTGCGCCGCGTCACCGGCGTCGTCGCCGAGGCGGAGATCGCCGCCGCCGCGGGCGAGCCCGTCACCGTCTGA
- a CDS encoding polysialyltransferase family glycosyltransferase, with amino-acid sequence MSTQIFLASTLYGTATLAAALDAGCFDAADRRILLVSNNAATPETTPAPDEMPGFERLRSRFDDVVSWNETIFPFHPGGWSPRVDDAPMWERYLRLAWGLGDDDVELVVESIQVHPALGVAQIFTDAPLTVYADGLMSYGPTRNKLDPLVGTRVTRLLHLDLVPGLTPLLLTEFGVAPEIVPTQAFTKVLAELADTGAGLPDVEEPALLLGQYLSALGILSAEEEEDLHVRMLTGAVGLGHTRVVFKPHPTAPARFIRSLEQEAERLGVDLTVLDTPVLAEVLYQRLRPALVVGCFSTALLTASALYRLPVARVGTGTLLDRLTPYENSNRVPVTIVDALLPGPDDAEAVAEGRPGLDAEALAALVRAVGFAMQSKILPELRPAAEEYLRSSLDARTRRYFKKRRLTSLGLPGGIPERLAFLPRNATARRVVRRARSIRRSVKR; translated from the coding sequence GTGAGCACGCAGATCTTCCTGGCCTCGACGCTGTACGGCACGGCCACGCTCGCCGCGGCCCTGGACGCGGGCTGCTTCGACGCGGCCGACCGGCGGATCCTGCTGGTCTCCAACAACGCGGCGACGCCCGAGACGACGCCCGCCCCGGACGAGATGCCCGGCTTCGAGCGGCTGCGGTCGCGGTTCGACGACGTGGTGTCGTGGAACGAGACGATCTTCCCCTTCCATCCCGGCGGCTGGTCGCCGCGGGTGGACGACGCACCGATGTGGGAGCGGTATCTGCGGCTGGCCTGGGGGCTCGGCGACGACGACGTGGAACTCGTCGTGGAGTCCATCCAGGTGCACCCGGCGCTGGGCGTGGCGCAGATCTTCACCGACGCGCCGCTGACCGTCTACGCGGACGGTCTGATGAGCTACGGGCCCACCCGCAACAAGCTCGACCCGCTGGTCGGCACGCGCGTGACGCGGCTGCTCCACCTCGACCTGGTGCCGGGGCTGACGCCGCTGCTGCTCACCGAGTTCGGCGTGGCGCCGGAGATCGTGCCGACCCAGGCGTTCACCAAGGTGCTGGCCGAGCTGGCGGACACCGGCGCCGGTCTGCCGGACGTCGAGGAACCGGCGCTGCTGCTCGGTCAGTACCTGTCGGCGCTGGGCATCCTCTCCGCCGAGGAGGAGGAGGACCTGCACGTGCGGATGCTGACCGGCGCCGTCGGGCTCGGCCATACCCGGGTGGTGTTCAAGCCGCACCCCACGGCCCCGGCGCGCTTCATCCGCTCCCTGGAGCAGGAGGCGGAGCGGCTCGGTGTCGACCTCACCGTGCTGGACACCCCGGTCCTGGCGGAGGTGCTGTACCAGCGGCTGCGCCCGGCGCTGGTGGTCGGCTGCTTCTCCACGGCCCTGCTCACCGCGTCCGCCCTGTACCGCCTGCCGGTCGCCCGGGTCGGCACCGGCACCCTGCTGGACCGGCTGACGCCGTACGAGAACAGCAACCGCGTCCCCGTCACCATCGTCGACGCGCTGCTGCCCGGGCCGGACGACGCCGAGGCCGTCGCCGAGGGGCGTCCGGGCCTGGACGCCGAGGCCCTGGCGGCGCTGGTGCGGGCGGTCGGTTTCGCGATGCAGTCCAAGATCCTGCCGGAGCTGCGGCCGGCCGCCGAGGAGTACCTGCGGAGCAGTCTCGACGCCCGCACCCGGCGGTACTTCAAGAAGCGGCGGCTCACGTCGTTGGGGCTGCCCGGCGGAATTCCGGAGCGGCTGGCGTTCCTGCCGCGCAATGCCACGGCACGCAGGGTCGTGCGCCGGGCGCGCAGCATTCGGCGGTCGGTCAAACGCTGA
- a CDS encoding acyltransferase family protein — MVVSTSIPRPEATVSPPAPSGPAPAPAPPRSTKGRLRALDGLRLVAALMVAAYHYGGRGGDVTAAWGSSPKFQFPTLHSLFAYGCLGVQVFFVISGFVICMSGWGRSLRSFFASRASRLLPAYWVAVVLVTAVFALPVVAYEAVSPSEGLLNLTLLHQPLGAHRVLGVDWTLWAEIRFYALFALCVVLPGASRRRVILFCACWTLGAAIAQAAEEPLLDLVLMPQYAPFFIGGIGLYLVYRDRRDAYAWGIVAVSWLIGQYFAVQDLWRPPSPDAFANRTSFGIILIVTLGFALVAAIALGWLSWADWRWLTVAGALTYPFYLVHEHLGWVVIEALHQDLGVPSYATFLLTVAAMLVLAWLLNRYVENTLTPRLRNALARTH; from the coding sequence ATGGTCGTGAGCACGTCCATACCGCGGCCGGAGGCGACCGTCTCCCCTCCGGCCCCGTCCGGTCCGGCACCGGCACCGGCGCCGCCCAGGTCCACGAAGGGGCGGCTGCGCGCCCTGGACGGACTGCGGCTGGTGGCCGCGCTGATGGTGGCGGCGTACCACTACGGCGGGCGCGGCGGTGACGTGACCGCGGCCTGGGGGTCGTCGCCGAAGTTCCAGTTCCCGACCCTGCACTCGCTGTTCGCGTACGGCTGCCTGGGCGTGCAGGTGTTCTTCGTGATCAGTGGCTTCGTCATCTGCATGAGCGGGTGGGGGCGGTCGCTGCGCTCCTTCTTCGCCTCGCGCGCCTCCCGGCTGCTGCCCGCCTACTGGGTGGCGGTCGTGCTCGTGACGGCCGTGTTCGCGCTGCCGGTCGTCGCCTACGAGGCGGTCTCGCCGAGCGAGGGGCTGCTGAACCTGACGCTGCTGCACCAGCCGCTGGGCGCCCATCGGGTCCTGGGCGTGGACTGGACGCTGTGGGCGGAGATCCGCTTCTACGCCCTGTTCGCCCTCTGTGTCGTCCTGCCGGGCGCGAGCCGGCGGCGGGTCATCCTCTTCTGCGCCTGCTGGACGCTGGGAGCGGCGATCGCGCAGGCGGCCGAGGAGCCGCTGCTCGACCTGGTGCTGATGCCGCAGTACGCGCCGTTCTTCATCGGCGGTATCGGCCTGTACCTGGTGTACCGGGACCGGCGGGACGCGTACGCGTGGGGCATCGTCGCCGTGAGCTGGCTGATCGGCCAGTACTTCGCCGTGCAGGACCTGTGGCGCCCGCCCTCCCCGGACGCCTTCGCCAACCGGACGTCGTTCGGCATCATCCTGATCGTCACGCTGGGCTTCGCCCTGGTCGCCGCCATCGCGCTCGGCTGGCTGAGCTGGGCCGACTGGCGCTGGCTGACGGTCGCGGGCGCGCTGACCTACCCGTTCTACCTCGTCCACGAGCACCTGGGCTGGGTCGTCATCGAGGCGCTCCACCAGGATCTGGGCGTCCCGTCGTACGCCACCTTCCTGCTGACGGTCGCGGCGATGCTCGTACTGGCCTGGCTGCTGAACCGGTACGTCGAGAACACGCTGACTCCCCGACTGCGGAACGCGCTGGCGCGGACACATTGA